One stretch of Flavobacterium sp. 9 DNA includes these proteins:
- a CDS encoding DUF3820 family protein, whose product MEPDKKLLIKLAHTKMPFGKYEGWFLIDLPEYYVVWYQNKGFPKGELGQQLALVYELKLNGLEELIRNIKKQYPKPLK is encoded by the coding sequence ATGGAACCAGACAAAAAACTTCTTATAAAATTAGCTCACACCAAAATGCCTTTCGGGAAATACGAAGGTTGGTTTTTAATCGATTTACCCGAATATTATGTCGTTTGGTATCAGAATAAGGGATTTCCGAAAGGAGAATTAGGACAACAATTAGCGCTTGTATACGAGTTAAAACTAAACGGATTAGAGGAATTAATACGGAATATTAAGAAACAATATCCGAAACCTTTAAAATAG
- the nagB gene encoding glucosamine-6-phosphate deaminase, with amino-acid sequence MLKSKIDKATGFEKRFENINTVVFENSNDASKAVAQEIAALIQSKQKENKPCILGLATGSSPKGLYAELVRLHKEEGLSFKNVISFNLDEYYPMEPNSINSYVRFMKELLFDHVDILPENAHVPDGLLTKEQIADYCHEYEAKIEALGGIDLQILGIGGNGHIGFNESGSLQNSKTRLVALDHITRVAASKDFFGLSNTPRTAITLGVKKIMEAKQVILLAWGEGKANIVKKSVEDEVTNRVPASFLQEHNNAVFILDKEASSKLTRINKPWLVEKVVWTDKLTRKAVLGLALQLKKPILMLTDADYIENGMSDLLADSGPAYDINIKIFNKLQNTITGWPGGKPNSDDTNRPERAEPARKRVLIFSPHPDDDIISMGGTFMRLQEQGHEVHVAYQTSGNIAVADDEALRFARFVIDYNEKFGIKSAEADDIYQKAATFLTNKKNSEIDIPEVRYIKGLIRKGEARATSHFVGLTDDQIHFMELPFYETGTIEKKPIGQEDIQLTMDLIEKIKPHQIYAAGDLADPHGTHKVCLDAIFEAVKALKPKSFMDDCWLWLYRGAWQEWGIDEVEMAVPMSPDQVLAKRHGIFKHQSQKDGVVFQGTDAREFWQRAEDRNAETAALYQQLGLATYAAMEAFVRWHY; translated from the coding sequence ATGTTAAAAAGTAAAATCGACAAAGCAACGGGGTTCGAGAAACGATTCGAAAACATCAATACAGTTGTTTTTGAAAATTCAAATGATGCTTCAAAAGCGGTTGCTCAAGAAATTGCAGCTTTAATTCAATCCAAACAAAAAGAAAACAAGCCTTGTATTTTAGGTCTTGCAACAGGTTCTTCTCCAAAAGGATTATATGCAGAATTAGTACGTTTGCATAAAGAAGAAGGTTTAAGTTTTAAGAATGTAATTAGTTTTAACTTGGATGAATATTATCCAATGGAGCCAAATTCTATCAACAGTTACGTTCGTTTTATGAAAGAATTGTTGTTTGATCATGTCGATATTTTACCTGAAAACGCTCACGTTCCGGACGGACTTTTAACAAAAGAACAAATCGCTGATTATTGCCACGAATATGAAGCTAAAATTGAAGCTTTAGGCGGAATCGATCTTCAGATTCTTGGAATTGGTGGTAACGGACATATTGGTTTTAATGAGTCAGGATCGTTACAAAACTCAAAAACTCGTTTAGTCGCTTTAGATCATATTACGAGAGTTGCGGCTAGTAAAGATTTCTTCGGATTAAGCAATACGCCAAGAACAGCAATCACGCTTGGAGTAAAAAAAATCATGGAAGCCAAACAAGTTATTTTATTGGCTTGGGGAGAAGGAAAAGCAAATATTGTAAAAAAATCAGTGGAAGATGAAGTTACGAATCGTGTACCAGCTTCATTTTTGCAAGAACATAATAATGCTGTTTTTATTTTAGATAAAGAAGCATCTTCAAAACTTACCAGAATCAACAAACCTTGGTTGGTAGAAAAAGTAGTTTGGACAGATAAACTGACTCGTAAAGCGGTTTTAGGATTGGCGCTTCAGCTTAAAAAACCAATTTTAATGCTTACAGATGCAGATTATATCGAGAACGGAATGAGCGATTTATTGGCTGATTCAGGTCCTGCATACGACATCAACATTAAAATTTTCAATAAATTACAAAATACAATTACAGGTTGGCCGGGCGGAAAACCAAATTCTGACGATACAAATCGCCCTGAAAGAGCAGAACCGGCAAGAAAACGTGTATTGATTTTTAGTCCGCATCCTGATGATGATATCATTAGTATGGGAGGAACTTTCATGCGTTTGCAAGAGCAAGGACATGAAGTGCATGTTGCATATCAAACTTCTGGAAATATCGCTGTAGCGGATGATGAAGCATTGCGTTTTGCAAGATTCGTAATTGATTACAATGAAAAATTCGGAATCAAAAGTGCTGAAGCAGATGATATTTATCAAAAAGCAGCTACTTTTTTAACTAATAAAAAGAACAGCGAAATTGATATTCCTGAAGTACGTTACATTAAAGGATTAATCAGAAAAGGGGAGGCGAGAGCAACAAGTCATTTTGTTGGTTTAACAGACGATCAGATTCATTTCATGGAATTGCCATTCTATGAAACCGGAACTATCGAGAAAAAACCAATTGGACAAGAAGATATTCAATTGACGATGGATTTAATCGAAAAAATTAAACCACATCAAATATATGCAGCAGGAGATTTAGCAGATCCACACGGAACTCATAAAGTTTGTCTTGATGCTATTTTTGAAGCTGTAAAAGCGCTTAAACCAAAATCATTTATGGATGATTGCTGGTTATGGTTGTACCGCGGAGCTTGGCAAGAATGGGGAATTGATGAAGTCGAAATGGCTGTACCAATGAGCCCTGATCAGGTTTTAGCAAAACGTCACGGAATCTTCAAACACCAATCTCAAAAAGACGGAGTTGTTTTTCAGGGAACAGATGCCAGAGAGTTTTGGCAAAGAGCCGAAGACAGAAATGCCGAAACAGCTGCTTTATACCAACAACTAGGTTTAGCAACATATGCTGCAATGGAAGCTTTCGTGAGATGGCATTACTAA
- a CDS encoding CTP synthase encodes MNQTKYIFVTGGVTSSLGKGIIAASLAKLLQGRGYRTTIQKFDPYINVDPGTLNPYEHGECYVTDDGAETDLDLGHYERFLNVPTSQANNVTTGRVYLSVIEKERRGEFLGKTVQVVPHITNEIKDRMQLLGKSGDYDIVITEIGGTVGDIESLPYIESVRQLVWELGENNGIVIHLTLVPYLAAAGELKTKPTQHSVKTLMESGIKADILVCRTEHELSDELRNKLALFCNVKREAVIQSIDASTIYEVPNLMLEEGLDVVALKKLDLPKKAAPDLKNWNTFLRRLKNPKHTVNIGLIGKYVEMQDCYKSILEAFIHAGASNETKVNVISIHSEHINIDNVAEKLGPLDGVLVAPGFGERGIEGKIEAVRYARENNIPFFGICLGMQMSVIEYSRNILGYTDANSTEMNEKTPHPVVNLMEEQKTITDKGGTMRLGAWKCDIKPNTLAHKIYVQTTISERHRHRYEYNNKYADELQKAGLKASGVNPDTGLVEIVELENHPFFIGVQYHPEYKSTVANPHPIFVNFVAAAVNAHKKQ; translated from the coding sequence ATGAATCAAACAAAATATATTTTTGTTACAGGCGGTGTGACTTCTTCATTAGGAAAAGGAATTATCGCGGCATCTTTAGCAAAATTGTTACAAGGAAGAGGATATCGTACAACTATTCAAAAATTTGATCCGTACATAAATGTAGATCCAGGTACGTTAAATCCGTATGAGCACGGAGAATGTTATGTAACAGATGATGGTGCAGAAACAGATTTAGATTTAGGACACTACGAGCGTTTTTTGAACGTTCCTACTTCTCAGGCGAATAACGTTACTACAGGAAGAGTTTATCTTTCGGTAATTGAAAAAGAAAGAAGAGGAGAATTTTTAGGAAAAACTGTTCAGGTTGTTCCTCATATTACAAACGAAATCAAAGACAGAATGCAATTACTGGGTAAATCTGGTGATTATGATATTGTTATTACTGAAATTGGTGGAACCGTTGGTGATATTGAATCTCTACCTTATATAGAGTCTGTTCGTCAGTTGGTTTGGGAATTAGGAGAAAATAACGGAATCGTTATTCATTTAACTTTAGTTCCATATTTGGCTGCTGCAGGAGAGTTAAAAACAAAACCTACACAGCACTCTGTAAAAACTTTGATGGAAAGTGGTATCAAAGCAGATATTTTGGTTTGTAGAACTGAGCATGAACTTTCTGATGAATTGCGTAATAAATTAGCGTTGTTTTGCAACGTAAAAAGAGAAGCCGTAATTCAGTCAATTGATGCTTCAACAATATATGAAGTTCCAAATTTAATGCTTGAAGAAGGATTAGATGTTGTAGCTTTAAAGAAATTAGATTTACCTAAAAAAGCAGCTCCGGATTTAAAAAACTGGAATACTTTTTTACGCAGATTAAAAAATCCAAAACATACCGTAAATATTGGTTTGATTGGTAAATATGTAGAAATGCAGGATTGTTACAAATCTATTTTAGAGGCGTTTATTCATGCAGGAGCTTCAAACGAAACTAAAGTAAACGTAATTTCAATACATTCAGAACACATTAATATTGATAATGTTGCTGAAAAATTAGGACCTCTTGACGGAGTTTTAGTAGCACCTGGTTTTGGAGAAAGAGGTATCGAAGGAAAAATCGAAGCAGTTCGTTATGCACGTGAAAACAATATTCCGTTCTTCGGAATTTGTTTAGGAATGCAAATGTCTGTTATCGAATATTCAAGAAATATTTTAGGTTATACTGATGCCAATTCTACAGAGATGAATGAGAAAACTCCTCATCCGGTAGTAAATTTAATGGAAGAGCAAAAAACAATTACTGATAAAGGTGGAACAATGCGTCTTGGTGCTTGGAAATGTGATATTAAACCAAACACTTTAGCACACAAAATCTACGTACAAACGACAATTTCAGAGCGTCACCGTCACCGTTATGAGTACAACAATAAATATGCTGATGAATTACAAAAGGCAGGTTTAAAAGCTTCTGGAGTAAACCCTGATACAGGTTTAGTAGAAATTGTAGAGCTTGAGAATCACCCGTTTTTCA
- a CDS encoding sugar MFS transporter: MSNIESALHIDKRSTIIPMIILTALFFILGFVTWLNGPLIPFFQLACELTSSQAYFVTFAFYIAYFVMAIPSSWVIEKVGYKNGISLGLLIIAAGAFMFYPAAESRTFLLFLIALFVMGTGLAILQTASNPYVVVIGPRESAAARISVLGIANKLAGFVAPLILTALVLSNMQEFTADKIALLDSVSKTNALNSLALQLQRPYLYMGLIIMVLALLVKLSPLPEIDLDEDGNVTHLSIFKQIRNAFRRPQLVLGVITLMLYLAAEVLAGDSIGGFGKELGVYGTEGNFYLKLTSFTMSAMVVGYILGITLIPKYVSQVTALKASGVLGLILVLAIVLISPKIMIQLPGIPNLPVVILLVALLGLANALCWPAIWPMALEDLGGYTKIGSAILIMGIIGGAIFPLFYGMITENINASNIANGTVEISKSGNQIAYLMLLPSYLMILFYAVKGHKYRSW; encoded by the coding sequence ATGTCAAACATTGAAAGTGCATTACATATAGACAAGAGGAGTACTATTATTCCGATGATAATCTTAACTGCATTATTTTTTATTCTGGGTTTTGTAACCTGGTTAAACGGACCATTAATTCCATTTTTTCAATTGGCATGTGAGTTGACCTCTTCTCAGGCTTATTTTGTAACTTTTGCTTTTTACATCGCATATTTTGTAATGGCAATTCCATCATCCTGGGTAATTGAAAAAGTTGGGTATAAAAATGGTATTTCTTTAGGATTATTAATCATTGCAGCCGGAGCATTTATGTTTTATCCAGCGGCAGAAAGCAGAACCTTTTTATTGTTTTTAATTGCGTTATTTGTAATGGGAACAGGTTTGGCAATTTTGCAGACAGCATCAAATCCTTATGTAGTCGTTATTGGTCCAAGAGAAAGCGCAGCAGCCAGAATTAGTGTTTTGGGAATTGCCAATAAATTAGCTGGATTTGTAGCGCCACTTATATTGACAGCTTTGGTTTTGTCAAATATGCAAGAGTTTACAGCTGATAAAATTGCTTTATTGGATTCAGTTTCAAAAACAAATGCTTTGAATTCTCTTGCATTACAATTGCAAAGACCTTACCTTTATATGGGATTGATCATTATGGTTTTGGCCTTGTTAGTAAAGCTTTCACCATTGCCGGAAATCGATTTGGATGAAGACGGAAATGTAACGCATTTAAGTATTTTTAAGCAAATTAGAAATGCATTCAGACGTCCGCAATTGGTTTTAGGCGTAATCACTTTAATGCTTTATTTGGCTGCCGAAGTTTTAGCCGGAGATTCTATTGGAGGTTTTGGAAAAGAATTGGGAGTTTATGGAACAGAAGGAAATTTTTATTTAAAATTAACTTCCTTTACAATGTCAGCGATGGTTGTAGGTTATATATTAGGAATTACATTAATACCTAAATATGTATCGCAAGTTACAGCCTTGAAGGCATCAGGAGTTTTAGGATTGATTTTAGTATTGGCAATAGTTTTGATTTCGCCAAAAATAATGATTCAGTTGCCTGGAATTCCAAATCTGCCGGTTGTAATTCTTTTAGTAGCATTACTTGGTTTGGCAAATGCACTTTGCTGGCCTGCAATTTGGCCAATGGCATTAGAAGATTTAGGAGGTTATACTAAAATTGGAAGCGCAATTTTGATCATGGGAATCATTGGAGGAGCAATTTTTCCTTTGTTCTACGGAATGATCACAGAAAATATAAATGCATCAAATATCGCAAACGGAACCGTAGAAATTTCAAAAAGCGGAAATCAGATTGCCTATTTAATGCTGTTACCATCTTATTTAATGATTCTTTTTTATGCTGTGAAAGGTCATAAATATAGAAGTTGGTAA